CATGCGGGACATACCTATCAACCATTGACCCGGGAGGAAGCCAGTAAGATCTACCATCAATCATTGGCTGCTTTTGACCAGGTGAGCCGGGCCATCGGCAGGAAAGATTTGATTTATTCGTATGGAGATACTCCATCTTGCTCGCTCGTGGATGACTTCTCCGCAGTGCAGGAGCTTCGTCCGGGCAATTTCGCATTTTATGATGTCATGCAGCATCATTTTGGATCCTGCGCATTGGAGGACATAGCTGTATGTATGGCCTGCCCGGTAGTATCCATTCATCCAGACCGGGGGGAGGTGGTCGTGTATGGAGGAGGTGTTCATTTTTCCAAGGATTTCATTCAAGTGAGTGATCGGAGGGTATTTGGTACCGTGGTTTCTACGGATGGCATGGGTTGGGAAACCACGCCGCTGGCTACCGTGGATCGGCTTTCGCAGGAGCATGGGATCATTCGGGGGTCGTCTGATTTTATTAATTCGGTCAGAATTGGGGATCTGGTAGGGATTTTGCCTGTACACAGCTGTATGGCCGCTGACCTTCAGGGTTACTATGTATCTTTGGCCGGCCAGCGAATAGAAAAATTAAACAAAGCTACTTTATGAGAAAAGCGTTGATTGTCGGAATGCTCCTCTTTGGCGCATCCCAAAACCTCAGTGCGCAAGAGAATTTACCTGTTACAGACTCTCTGGACCTGATGATCGGGCAGATGATTCTGACGGGATTGGGCGATTTTAACAAGCTGGACAAGCGAGCACCGGTTTTTGAGGCGATCAGAACAGGAAAAGTGGGGGGAGTGATTCTTTTTGAAAAAAACCTGAACAGTATAAATACGGAGGAGAATATACAGGAAATCCTCAGCTATGCGCAGGCCCAGACAGAGATACCTTTGTTGGTGAGCATAGATGAGGAAGGAGGAAGGGTAAACAGGCTCAAAACCAAATATGGTTTTCCGAGGACGGTGACGGCCCAGTACCTGGGTAATCTTGACCATCCGGATTCCACAAGTTTCTATGCCAGACAAACCGCTTCTATTTTGTATCAATTGGGTATCAACATGAATTTCGCGCCATCTGTTGATGTGAATGTTAACCCCTCTAATCCGGTTATTGGCAAAATTGGCCGGTCTTATTCTCAGGATCCGGCACTGGTGGCCAGACATGCACAGCTGGTGGTGGAAGCACATGATCTTTTTGGAATAGCTACAGTGCTTAAGCATTTCCCCGGCCATGGCAGCTCACGAGACGATTCACACCTCGGTCTGGCGGATGTCTCGGATACCTGGCGGTTTGAGGAATTATTGCCCTATAAAGCCTTATTGGACTCCGGGAAAGTACGCGCGGTGATGACCGCCCACATTGTGAATGAGGTCCTGGACGACCGAAAACTTCCAGCCACCCTGTCTGACAAAGTGATATCGGATGTGCTCAGGGGATTTTTGGAATATGAAGGTGTGGTCATCTCAGACGACATGCAGATGCGTGCCATCAGTGCTCAGTACGGACTGGAAGAAGCCATCAAAATGGCTATCAATGCAGGTGTGGACATACTCTTATTCGCCAATAATGTCCCCGATTATGACCTGGTGACAGCAGAGCAAATTCACGCTATTATTAAGAAATTCGTTAAAAATGGAGATATTAGTGAGGAGCAAATTGCCAAATCATACAAGCGAATTATGATTTTGAAAGCAGAAATGGGGCTTAGTAAGCACTAAAACAGATATAAACATCAAGTCAAATAGGTAAATGATTCAATACAATCCAAGGTCCTGGTTCTCTCTCATCTTTGATGTTTACAGCCGATATGTCATTAAGTTATTATTTCCCCTGCTCCTTTTCGTGGGCGTTTTCACCCTGTTGCTGTGCTTTCTGGTCATCGATGTGTTCAATCTTCATTATGGCGGCACTATTGCCTTTCACTCCATTCTGGGGGTGATTTTGGGCCTTTTTCTGGTACTCCGTACCAACACCGCCTATGACCGATGGTGGGAGGGGCGTAAGCTCTGGGGACAGCTGGTGAACGACAGTCGTCAAATAGCGATTAAGGTAGATGCATTTTTGCCTAAGGAAGCTACTGAGGATCGGGAGTATTTCAGGAGAATGATCCCTAATGCGGCTTTTGCCATCAAAGAGCACCTGAGAGACAGTATTCTCATTGGGGAGATGGACACCATCAATGATGAAATCAAGAACAGGATCATCAAGAGTAAACACCGCCCCAACATGGTCAACCGACTGCTCTATGATCGGGTGATGAAATGCATGAAGGAAGGGACGATCACCGCCGAGCAGCTCTTCATACTGGATAAAGAACTCAAAGGATTTACAGATATTGTAGGGGCCTGTGAGCGAATCAAGTCAACCCCTATCCCTTATTCTTACAGCATGTTCATCAAGAAATTTCTGTTCATTTATGCCATTACATTGCCAGTGAGTTTTATGTGGGACTTTGGCTATTGGACAGTATTCATCGTCATGCTGGCCTTCTACTTTCTGGTGAGCATAGAGCTTATCTCAGAAGAAATAGAAGATCCCTTTGGCACAGACATCAATGACCTGCCACTGAATGAGATCGCCCTCAAGATCAAGCGAAACGTTTCAGAAATTTTACACGATTAATCATCCTTAAGGGTCTCGGCCGGGTTGATGAGTGCTGTGCTAATGGTTTTGTGACTGATGGTCACAATGGCGATGAGCATGGTCACCCCAAATGAGAGGAGAAAGAATTCCGGGCCAATGCTAATGCTAAACGCAAAGGTATCCAGCCACTGACTGAGAAAATAGAACGCCAATGGCGTGGTGATGGAAAAAGCAATGGTCATCAGGATGATCACTTCTCTGGAAAACATGCTGAGGATACTGAAGATCGATGCTCCCAAAACTTTCCGAACGCCTATTTCCTTGGTTTTATTCATGGCGATAAAGGAGATGAGGCCATAAAGTCCCAGACATCCTATGAGGATGGAGATCACGGCAAATACTTTCATCAACGCAGTGATTTTCATCACATCTTCATACTCTTGGGCCAGAGTTTTGTCATAAAAATCATACTCCATTACATACTTTGGAAAAATCTGCTCCCAGGTTTGTTCAAAATGAGCTTTTGCCTCTGTGATGGCAGCTGGGGAGGTGGTTTTAAAAGAAAGCGTGTAAAACAAACGTGGGGCATGGATAAATAGAATGTAGTCCAGGTCCTCTGCCAGTGAGTAAGCATGGAAGTCTTTCACCACCCCGACCACTTTTTTATCGCCGTTCCAGCCGGTACTCAGGGTCTCCCCCACGGCCTGATCATATCGGTCCTTGAAGCCCATCAGATCTGCCACCTTCTGGTTGATGACCACATTGGTGCTGTCCCCTTCCCGAATATCCCTACCCGCCAAAAGCTCTATTTCAAACAATGAAATATAATAAGGGTCTACTGCTTTGAAATTGCCGTGATAAGCCTTGGGAGACTCCAAAGGGGCATAGTTGAAGCTGCTTTTCGAATTGGAATTTCCTGTGGGCTCACTCAGTGAAAAAGTGACTGATTCGATGGCGGGGGAGCTTAGCATCATTTGTCTGAAACGCTCCAGCTTCACCGCATCGCGCTCAGGAACATAAGAGGAGAGGATGGTTTTGGTTTGAAAACCCAGGTCTTTGTTGAGGAAAAAATCCGTTTGTGAGGATACAATGAGCGTACCGATAATCAGGAATTGCGAAATGGCAAACTGAAGCGTTACCAGGCCTTTTCTGAGGGAGAGCCCCCCCGAATGCTGGCCATTCGTGATTTTTTTCTTGAGGGCATCCACAGTGTTCATTCTGGAAAGGAGCATGGATGGATAGAGCCCCGACAGAAAAGTGACAACTACAAAAAGAACTAAAAGGAAAAGCAGGGAGTCGGGAGACTGCAAGAGGCCTACAGTTAGCTCCTGGCCAATGATTTCTCGGAGGAGGTTAAACATAATCTCAGCAACAGCCAACGCCAACATGAGGGCAAAACCCGTAATCAGGGCTATTTCTGCCAGAAACTGAAAGACCAGCTGGCTGCTCATGCTACCAATGGCTTTTCTAATCCCAATCTCCTTTGCTCTGTTGGCAGCCTGGGCCGTGGCCAGGTTAATAAAATTAATGCAGGCGGTCAGTACCAAGAAAACACCAATGAGCCCTAAGGCAATGAGAAACTCTATGGAGGAAGTTCCTCCGTATGAGTCGTATTCTTTGTCAAAATGTATTTCCGAAAAGGGCTGGGCAACATAGCGCGTTTCTTCCGACTCCCCTTCACCGCGATACTTCTCTACAAATGCGATCATTTTCTGATCAAAAGCCGCCCGGTCAAAGCCCGCGCCAGGGAGAAAATAGGTGTTGGTATTGGAGCTGGTGGAGTTCCATCGGATACCCTCACCAAAGTAGGGGTTGATTTCACCGCCCTGGCTTTCATAGTCAAACAGGTATGAAAAGGGCAGTGACGTAGTAGAAGGCGGATCTCCTATGATCCCTACCACTTTGAAGTCCATCACATTACCATAGTTGATCAGCTTGGCCAGGGCCAGATGTTCCTCACCCTCTTTCAGACCAAATAGTTTTCTAGCCTCAGACCTGCAAATAACCACAGATCCGGGAGCGGTCAGGGCCTTGGCCTGATCGCCAGCTACCCACTCTACTGTGAAGAGTTCGAAAAAGGAAGGTTCTGTGAACACAATGCCCTCATCAATGAGAAATTTGTGCATTTCTCCATTTTCATCGTAGGTGTTGAGCTGGCTGCCATACTGATAATTGGTGCGCACCACATCACTGATTTCAGGAAAGTCAGCCTTCAGGGCTGGCCCCAGGGGATGGGGGGTACCCATGCCTTTTTCCACCCGGTCGGGATAGATATTCTGATTGACCACCCGGTACATGGATTCGTAATTCTCCTGATGTTTATCAAAGCTGGTTTCGAACTGAATGACTTTGTAGATGACGAGCGCACAGCCAATGCCGAGGGCCAGTCCAAACATATTGAGAAGGGTGTAAACCTTGTTTCGCTTAAGGTTTCTGAGTGCCGTAATGAGGTAATTTCTAAACATGCTCAATCTGCATTAAAAGGTGCCGCATTTTGACGCGCCAATATAGTGCCAATTGAAAAAGGGGGCCTTCAGCCCCCTCTGATAATGTTTTATCTAAATGCTGTAAAAAAACCGAACATTAAACTGTCCGGTGATGTACAAAACTGAGCCGTTAGATGGGCACATTTACGTGCCGCTCCGCATGATAGGACGATCGAACCAACGGGCCAGACTCCACATACTTCAGTCCTCTTTTGAGGCCTTCTTCTTTATAGGCTTCGAATTGATCAGGGTGTATGAATTCAGCCACTTCGATGTGCATTTTAGTCGGCTGCAGGTATTGACCCAGGGTAAGAATGTCCAGGCCATTGGCGGCCAGGTCATCCATGGCTTTGTGCACTTCATCTATGGTTTCACCCAGGCCCAGCATGATGCCGGATTTGGTTCTTTTGCCAGCTTCTTTGGTTAGCCGGGTTTGCTCCAGACTTCTGGCATATTTGGCTTGTGGACGCACCCTTCTGTAGAGTCTTTCCACAGTTTCCATATTGTGAGAGACTACTTCCTGGCCCGGCTCGATCATCCTATAAAGTGCATCCCAGTTGCTTTTCACATCCGGTATGAGGGTCTCTATGGTGGTAGAGGGGCTAAGTTCTTTGACTTGCTTTACTGTTTGATACCAGATTTCGGCGCCTTTGTCTTTCAGTTCGTCTCGGTTTACAGAGGTAATTACAGCATGTTTCACACCCATGGTTTTGATGGCTTCTGCCACACGCTGGGGTTCTGCTTCGTCATATTCCGGTGGTCGGCCTGTGGCCACGGCACAGAAAGTACAACTACGAGTACAGACATTTCCCAAAATCATGAAAGTGGCCGTACCTGCTCCCCAGCACTCGCCCATATTGGGGCAGTTTCCACTCTCACAAATGGTGTGGAGTTTGTGCTCATCAACGATTTTCCGCACGTTGGCATACTCCCGCCCTACAGGCAGTTTTACGCGGAGCCAGTTGGGTTTTTTTATTTTTTGAGCCTTATCCTGAGATACTGTGGGTAGTTCTATCATGCTTGTAAAATGTAATGCAAAGAAAGCTTGGGCGGGTCAAAGTTCCAAACAAGGGATTTTACCTCCTTGTTCCCCAGTACATGGTAAAATACAAGGCGGAAAAAAGTGCCGAGTTTTTCTGCGTAGGAATCAGGATGATTTCTTTTGGAAAGGCTTCCATCGTTACCCCCATTTCCACACCGGCTACATTGTTTTTAAAGGTGCCAAACTCAAAAGAAAGTCCCGCTTTGGCATTGAGTCCAATCGTAAGTTCGGACTCACCCAGCCCCTGAAAAAGTTTTCCGGATCCCTGAATGCTATTGAAATTTCGGTGAACGTCAGAGTCAAATGGAACATAGTTGCCATTGTAAAGGATGTAATAAGGGGCTATGACGCCAATGGTAGGGCCACCGGCCACTATGCCGCTGATCTGCACTCCCTGCTGCGGGGCCTTTTTAAATAGCAACGCTTCCCGACCATAGAGCCCTCTGATGGAGTAGAGAAAGTTTTGCTTGCCCCAAACAAATGAAGTACCAGAGGTGGGTGAAAGGTAACGCTGCTCCTGGCGGTGCTTGACGTTCATGACCTCAATCCCGTATACCGCAAAAAGGTCTTCTTTTTTTTGTTTGGCCAGTTTGAAGACGATACCCCCAATGAGCCCCCCGCGTGTGTTTTTGTTGACCCCCCAGGTGATCTCTGTGTCATACTCATTGCGATCAGGCTGAGCTGCGGCCAACAGGCTGGCAGAAATAAGCACCATGATCAGAATGACTTTTTTCATAAAGGATGAAGATATACTAGGACACTATAACAAATGTAAAAAGAGATTCCCCTGATTCTATGCAGATACGGGTTTAATATTCTCCACGATTTCATCAAAAGAAATGCCAAAATGCGAATTGTCGTAGATGGATTTTCCGTTTTGTATGATCAACACCTGCGGCGATTGATGGTCTACCCCGTATAGCTCTGCGATTTTGTTTGAAACCTCCCGGTAAGCAATGAGGTCGAGAAAGTAAGTCTTTACATCTCCGGCTTTTTGAAGGTCCCATTTGCGCTCCAGGCGGCTGAGGGAGGCGGCGCTAATGGAGCACCGGGTGCTGTGCTTAAAGATGACAACAGGTTGTGTTTGTGAAAGCGTATTGATTTCTTCCAGTTGATCAATACTTGTGAGAGGGTTCCAATTCATTTCAGTCATTCCAGATTTGTGCTTCTTTGCGATCAAACTTTGGTTTCAAAGTAGTATCAGTAACAGCATTAGGCTGTTGTTTGTTCCGGTTTACCCTGGTCCAGAATAAATTCCATTTTCTCATACTATTTCGAATCATTTCGCTGTCCTGATTGGCCTTGGTGTAGTTGGCACTTGGATGCATATTATTTTCTGTAATCCATTTTTTCTTGTAGGTTCCGGTGTATGCTGCCGCTTCTTTGTTTTGCTGCGGATCGTACAGTTCTGCTTTTTGTCTGCTCTCAAATGCCCCGGTTACTCCGGACACGATAAGGTTATCAAGATCATAGTACCACTTCGACTTTTTACGGTAAGTCCCTTTATACTCGGTGTCAGCATAGTCGTACACACGTGATTTTTTCAGTTTTTCGTTTACATCAAAGCGGTGCTTATTGGTGGAATAAGCCGGAGAAATCCAGCCCCATCGCATACCGTCATAAGGTGAACCCTCTGAGTACCGGGTATTTACTCCCTTATCTTTCCTGGTGAAAGGTGATCCTGCCGAATACCTCGGATTTAC
This Marinoscillum sp. 108 DNA region includes the following protein-coding sequences:
- a CDS encoding glycoside hydrolase family 3 protein, which codes for MRKALIVGMLLFGASQNLSAQENLPVTDSLDLMIGQMILTGLGDFNKLDKRAPVFEAIRTGKVGGVILFEKNLNSINTEENIQEILSYAQAQTEIPLLVSIDEEGGRVNRLKTKYGFPRTVTAQYLGNLDHPDSTSFYARQTASILYQLGINMNFAPSVDVNVNPSNPVIGKIGRSYSQDPALVARHAQLVVEAHDLFGIATVLKHFPGHGSSRDDSHLGLADVSDTWRFEELLPYKALLDSGKVRAVMTAHIVNEVLDDRKLPATLSDKVISDVLRGFLEYEGVVISDDMQMRAISAQYGLEEAIKMAINAGVDILLFANNVPDYDLVTAEQIHAIIKKFVKNGDISEEQIAKSYKRIMILKAEMGLSKH
- the ytxJ gene encoding bacillithiol system redox-active protein YtxJ, which produces MNWNPLTSIDQLEEINTLSQTQPVVIFKHSTRCSISAASLSRLERKWDLQKAGDVKTYFLDLIAYREVSNKIAELYGVDHQSPQVLIIQNGKSIYDNSHFGISFDEIVENIKPVSA
- a CDS encoding ABC transporter permease — encoded protein: MFRNYLITALRNLKRNKVYTLLNMFGLALGIGCALVIYKVIQFETSFDKHQENYESMYRVVNQNIYPDRVEKGMGTPHPLGPALKADFPEISDVVRTNYQYGSQLNTYDENGEMHKFLIDEGIVFTEPSFFELFTVEWVAGDQAKALTAPGSVVICRSEARKLFGLKEGEEHLALAKLINYGNVMDFKVVGIIGDPPSTTSLPFSYLFDYESQGGEINPYFGEGIRWNSTSSNTNTYFLPGAGFDRAAFDQKMIAFVEKYRGEGESEETRYVAQPFSEIHFDKEYDSYGGTSSIEFLIALGLIGVFLVLTACINFINLATAQAANRAKEIGIRKAIGSMSSQLVFQFLAEIALITGFALMLALAVAEIMFNLLREIIGQELTVGLLQSPDSLLFLLVLFVVVTFLSGLYPSMLLSRMNTVDALKKKITNGQHSGGLSLRKGLVTLQFAISQFLIIGTLIVSSQTDFFLNKDLGFQTKTILSSYVPERDAVKLERFRQMMLSSPAIESVTFSLSEPTGNSNSKSSFNYAPLESPKAYHGNFKAVDPYYISLFEIELLAGRDIREGDSTNVVINQKVADLMGFKDRYDQAVGETLSTGWNGDKKVVGVVKDFHAYSLAEDLDYILFIHAPRLFYTLSFKTTSPAAITEAKAHFEQTWEQIFPKYVMEYDFYDKTLAQEYEDVMKITALMKVFAVISILIGCLGLYGLISFIAMNKTKEIGVRKVLGASIFSILSMFSREVIILMTIAFSITTPLAFYFLSQWLDTFAFSISIGPEFFLLSFGVTMLIAIVTISHKTISTALINPAETLKDD
- the lipA gene encoding lipoyl synthase; the protein is MIELPTVSQDKAQKIKKPNWLRVKLPVGREYANVRKIVDEHKLHTICESGNCPNMGECWGAGTATFMILGNVCTRSCTFCAVATGRPPEYDEAEPQRVAEAIKTMGVKHAVITSVNRDELKDKGAEIWYQTVKQVKELSPSTTIETLIPDVKSNWDALYRMIEPGQEVVSHNMETVERLYRRVRPQAKYARSLEQTRLTKEAGKRTKSGIMLGLGETIDEVHKAMDDLAANGLDILTLGQYLQPTKMHIEVAEFIHPDQFEAYKEEGLKRGLKYVESGPLVRSSYHAERHVNVPI
- a CDS encoding alanine racemase; amino-acid sequence: MKITKPTLLIDETKVRKNIRIMAEKARKSDAILRPHFKTHQSATIGRWFAEEGITCATVSSVDMARYFADAGWKDLTIAFPYNPLEAEAIQKLASEIRLNVLIVSKEALEHLNNHVDAPVGYFIKLDVGTHRTGVMPDNFTEIQAMAKSNQPHHVLKGLLAHAGHTYQPLTREEASKIYHQSLAAFDQVSRAIGRKDLIYSYGDTPSCSLVDDFSAVQELRPGNFAFYDVMQHHFGSCALEDIAVCMACPVVSIHPDRGEVVVYGGGVHFSKDFIQVSDRRVFGTVVSTDGMGWETTPLATVDRLSQEHGIIRGSSDFINSVRIGDLVGILPVHSCMAADLQGYYVSLAGQRIEKLNKATL
- a CDS encoding bestrophin family protein produces the protein MIQYNPRSWFSLIFDVYSRYVIKLLFPLLLFVGVFTLLLCFLVIDVFNLHYGGTIAFHSILGVILGLFLVLRTNTAYDRWWEGRKLWGQLVNDSRQIAIKVDAFLPKEATEDREYFRRMIPNAAFAIKEHLRDSILIGEMDTINDEIKNRIIKSKHRPNMVNRLLYDRVMKCMKEGTITAEQLFILDKELKGFTDIVGACERIKSTPIPYSYSMFIKKFLFIYAITLPVSFMWDFGYWTVFIVMLAFYFLVSIELISEEIEDPFGTDINDLPLNEIALKIKRNVSEILHD